The Macadamia integrifolia cultivar HAES 741 chromosome 3, SCU_Mint_v3, whole genome shotgun sequence genome segment TAAGGCAAAGGGTCTATACACCCCAACATTAAACCAGAGTACTATAATAATGGATTATTTTGTTAACGGGTTTTAGGGGTTTtatccaaacagacccttaagccctttaggttttattttcattataaaTAGAGAAGATTGCGTGAAGTTTAGACACAAGTCACATTCTCCCTAATTCTTCACGGAGCTAATGCTGCTAggataaagaagatgaaatagGGGCAAACAAAACATCCACATCCtctcaacaacaacaatctGCAACTCAGTTACTCAGGTGCCTCTAAATCAATTATTTGCCACTATTAGTTACTACCAGCTGGCTAACAATTACTTCTACAAATTATACCGAACAACCACACTAAATAGCTGGTATCAATAGTTACTTAAAATAACACAAGTAAAAGGGGGCTGGGGAGAAGGGCGGTGAACCTGTAAATAGATCTTTTGCTGATGTCTCCAGGGACAACCCTGCACCAGTTTATTTAAGTCCATGTCCAGCAAAGGCACAGAAAACTTCACCTCCTCAAGCTACACTAAGATTCAAAGGAATAGAAACCAAGAACTCAACCTTaaggcaattaaaaaaaaaaaaaaaaaagagcaatcaAGAATCAAGTTCTCAGAATTGactacaaaatagaaaaatgaaatcaatTACCTTATCAGCCCCCGAGATCACACACATTTCAATTCCCTGTCACAACATGACAGAATTTGGGTTAAAATAAATACTTgcagaattcaataaaagaataCATATTTAAGCAACAAGGTAAGAAAAATCATCGACCATGTCAAGTTACTTTTCATAAACACAGTACTTGATTAAGTACATAGAAACTTCCTGTATTTCTTAATAATTATCAGTGGGTTGTCTTCACTACCTCTCTACTTTTAGCAAAAGGTTTCCCAAACGGGTGCCAATTGGAACGGTATCAGTCAACAGACAGCTAATGAAGGTTATTACTGTCCTGTGAATGGCTGTATTAGGGTACCTTTTGGATTTCCTTCATATCAAACTTTAAGACCATCTCGACTGTAATGACAGTATGCCCACCATGCTGTGAATACTTTACCCTCGTAACTTTAGTCATCAAACCAGTGGGAGCTGATGAAGGCCATAAGGCTAATTCCAGCTATTGTAGCATTGTACAGAAAGAGGACAATGTGAATTGGCCATGTGAGTGTGCCAAATTTCAGTCAAACTAAATCATATGGCCCACCGCACAATGAACCTATTCTCCTAGTCTCATGAGCCATCCAAAGCTTGCTAAAACAACTAGCCTAACACTCTTGTTTAATATCCAAGATCATTTTAGAAGCTAAAAAGACTGCAACAACACTATTTCAGCCCACAATAATAATTAGAACAATAAACCGACAAAACCGAAAAGCCAACCAAGACCAAGGCCCATAAGCccaaaaagggcatacccagtgcacaaggctccagccactgtggggtctggggagggtcataatgttcCCAGCCTTACCCCACTTCGCAGTAAGGCTGTTTCCAGACTCGAACTCGCGACCACTAGATCACAATGGAGCAGCGTTACCGAGGTCCACCCTCCAAGGCCCATAAGCCCACTTCATTTTAAATTATGATATAGCCACTATACCCAAACAAGTAAACTTAACTAATCCccctcaagagagagagagagagagagagagcgcttTAAACATATATGAAATTTATATAACTCTTAGTGACACCACAATCAACCCCAAAAGACTCCACCTGTAGGTTCTATGACCCAAATCTTCAAAATATGCTACAACTTGTACGAAAGCATGCATTAGAGTTTTCCCATGCACTGGTTAGGAACCTTTAAAAGGATTTTCTGAATGACCTCAATTTCAGGGGATCGTTAGTGGATTTGTCATGCTCCATCACTGTAGATTTTCATAATGTCAGAAACAAGAAGTTGATTTTCTTGAGTTCCTAATTTATCTCACTTTGATGCTTTAATGTTCCATAAGTGTCTGATTAGATGGCATAATCGGAGCcattagattaatctaattCCAGTATTCTTGTATCAATTTGTTTGTAATTAAGGCTTATTAATTCTGTAAAATTTAAATACAACTGAAACTCAGCTGGCTCATTCATCTTGCAATCCTTTTGATGACAGTCTGTTGAGACTTCAGGGATTTTGGTACAATTATTTGTCGGAGGACGATATTGTTATTTTTCTAAGAAACAATGCCTATCTCATAAAACTGTATCCAATTTGGATCATTACTTGCAGGACTTGAACCTCCTGCATCGATTAAAGAATAACCCTTTTGTCATTGTACCAAGGAACTTAACCCAGATGATTCGTTATCAGATTCATCTAATTAAAAACCTCATGTTCTGCTTCACAACAAACACCACCCCGATCCCATCCCTGTGATTTAGATTTCAACCCTCACCACGGGGATGAAGGATCCCATGGTCAAATCCATACATTATGCAAAGAGGAACCGGTTTAGAGTTGAACCCACACCTAGATGAAAAAGATAAGAGGGAGAGGTAATTAAATAGTAATTCATTTCCCAATTGATCAAGATAAATCTTGGCAAGCATCTTTAATTTCCTTTACAAAAAATGGTATCAATGGTgcacaaaattaaaaagaatagtTGCCTAGTTGAGTGTGTTTATCTTACACCCACGCTCTCCATTTCAATGCACAAATGAATCTATTATGTATCTGTAGATGGAAATGTTCATGATTATGTTAAAACTTCATCTAAAATAAGCTTCAACAGGCTGTTGTGTCGTctttttcacttctctttcaCTGCTTCTATTTGCTTGACCAAAAAAATGCCAACATTTCAGTCCAAAATACCGAATGCTGAAAAAGTTGAGTTTCTGAGTAAACTAAAATGACCGATACAACACATTTTGAAACAAATAGATAAATTTTTTAACTGTTAAAAAGAATCTACAACCATTACATACGTAATTTTAATGAACAAGCAAAGAAGGAATTGCCAAAGCATGACCTCACATGATCCATtcctaaaccccccccccaccaaaaaaaaaaaactcacatcTACATCAGTGTTTTACCGGTAAGGacccaaaaaattgaaaacatgttcacaaacaaataaaacataatcaATAAATATAGTTCTTTTACATTTGTAAAAACTTTGAAGCCTGGTTATAAAATCCAAGATTGGAGTAACAAAAGAAACGTCTAGAGAAAATCTATAGCAATCCCCCGTTATGTCCATTCCTTACGGTACTTTAGCAACACTGAGCCCAATTCTCTGCTTGCAATAACTGTCTTCAATAGAGGTAGCAACAATGCGCCATATTATCTGCTCTTGTTAGAACTGTTTTTAACCTACACCTTCCCCGTATTAACCAGAACATCCAGAATGCAGTATTAAATTTCAAGTGTTCCTTTTGGTTCCCATTTCTATAGCACAAATACGAACTTTTTAACTATGAAGATTACCTCCCTGAAGATAATGGTGCTAATTTCAAACTTCAATCTCTCATCCTCGAGTTCTCCAACACGCTTCCTCTGGTATGATATGTAAAGGTCCCTACAAAATAAAACCTCAAACTTAATTTAGAACCACTTACATCAGTATAGCTCGCTAATTAGACGTTAATTCAATAATCCAATATCGGACCTCAACTCATGAATAAGAGAGAGCAACCGAGACGGGTCTTTGCTATTCCAATCACATAGACTGCTCTTGGGTTTGTGAACACCCCCTTCCTCTTCACCAACAATGGCTAGCGGGTGGAAGGTTTCGTCTTCCGCTGCAAATATAATATCCGGTGCTGCCAACGGGAACTGTGCGTTGTATATCACATCCCCTGCAACAAAATCCAGTTTCCTTTCAAACCAACGTCCATAAGAATTGTGGGAATGGTGATAAAGATTACCCACATTTTAGATAGTCTAGGCAGAATGGTATAAGTAGAGTGAAGCGATCGGACAAGTATTGATTCTTGCAACCAGACCATATCTGATCAACCTG includes the following:
- the LOC122072668 gene encoding BRISC and BRCA1-A complex member 2 isoform X3, giving the protein MAADTLPPLIAAQLNYLLSHSPLSVKVDQIWSGCKNQYLSDRFTLLIPFCLDYLKWDVIYNAQFPLAAPDIIFAAEDETFHPLAIVGEEEGGVHKPKSSLCDWNSKDPSRLLSLIHELRDLYISYQRKRVGELEDERLKFEISTIIFREGIEMCVISGADKLEEVKFSVPLLDMDLNKLVQGCPWRHQQKIYLQVIFPVSRKYSAAPSAPRLKLVSSSELKMLFSVEDVKLPPWLDGMCMAEYLPTLEETLKAQVLEAVASIGVRRRFIEALAPLFGRPVEADPVFCRKATVLAASGVFTFLVHVSIPTLFPKQQPVLMLQSSQDFQNPHSNSTKR